A genomic stretch from Eubacterium sulci ATCC 35585 includes:
- a CDS encoding hemolysin, translating into MSSDPISPSLGISIIAALMLLHALIILCNTAFSNVSFNRVLIPNSAGKDKKGILVEKILQKPFRCRYTNRIVNYACIIAGAVIVLLMPCRIYVGLPVYFAVLLILGELFPRKLAIQHSDIIVYKFSGFQNFILIVFYPIVIISKFFTDIVLKIFRQNTKIEINRFSEEDVMSMLEAGQQSGDIKEEGKKMINSIFEFDDELAYEIMTPRTDVFLIDLDDPAEEYMDQLMELRYSRIPVCEGESDNIIGILHIKDYLIKAREDGFENVDIKSILRKPYLVPETKNIDSLFFELQKERQHIAILIDEYGGFSGIVTMEDIIEEVMGEIDDEYDEEEFSLHKVDDSTYIINGKANLDDLNEELNIELESDNSETLGGFLIDLLGEIPTEDETDRVIKFKNFEFTILSVKDRRIESIKMSILPEQEEDMEDEEQ; encoded by the coding sequence ATGTCAAGTGACCCCATTAGCCCAAGTTTAGGAATATCGATAATAGCAGCATTGATGTTGCTTCACGCTTTGATAATACTCTGCAACACTGCATTTAGCAATGTTAGCTTTAATAGGGTTCTAATCCCAAATTCAGCAGGAAAAGACAAAAAGGGAATCCTTGTTGAGAAGATTCTTCAGAAACCTTTTAGATGCAGATATACAAATAGAATTGTGAATTACGCCTGTATAATAGCAGGTGCTGTTATCGTTTTGTTAATGCCTTGCAGAATCTACGTGGGATTGCCTGTATACTTTGCAGTGCTACTAATTTTAGGCGAGCTCTTTCCAAGAAAGCTCGCAATTCAGCATAGCGATATAATCGTATATAAATTTTCAGGCTTTCAGAATTTCATTTTGATAGTATTTTATCCAATCGTTATAATTTCTAAGTTTTTTACCGATATAGTACTTAAGATTTTCCGTCAAAATACGAAGATTGAAATAAATAGATTCTCTGAGGAAGATGTAATGTCCATGCTTGAAGCTGGACAGCAAAGCGGTGACATCAAAGAAGAAGGCAAGAAGATGATCAACAGTATCTTCGAATTCGATGATGAGCTAGCATATGAAATTATGACACCGAGAACTGATGTTTTCCTCATAGATCTAGACGATCCAGCAGAAGAATACATGGATCAGCTCATGGAGCTTAGATATTCAAGAATTCCAGTATGTGAAGGTGAATCTGACAATATCATAGGTATTCTTCATATCAAAGATTATCTTATTAAGGCAAGAGAAGACGGCTTTGAAAATGTAGATATCAAATCAATACTAAGAAAGCCTTACCTAGTTCCAGAAACTAAGAACATAGACTCTCTTTTCTTTGAATTACAAAAGGAGAGACAGCACATAGCCATTTTGATAGATGAATATGGTGGATTTAGTGGAATCGTTACCATGGAAGATATTATCGAAGAGGTAATGGGTGAAATTGACGACGAGTACGACGAAGAGGAATTCTCACTACATAAGGTAGATGATTCCACATATATTATCAACGGTAAGGCAAATCTAGATGACCTTAACGAAGAACTCAATATAGAGCTTGAGTCGGATAATAGTGAGACCTTGGGCGGATTTCTCATCGATTTACTTGGAGAAATTCCAACAGAGGATGAGACTGACCGCGTAATTAAATTTAAGAACTTTGAATTTACAATTCTATCTGTTAAGGATAGACGAATAGAAAGCATCAAAATGAGTATCTTGCCTGAGCAAGAGGAAGATATGGAAGATGAAGAGCAATAA
- a CDS encoding peptidase U32, which translates to MQRIELLAPAGDLEKLKIAIEYGADAVYFGGQMFSLRAGAGGFTKEDMIEGLEFAHERGKKCYMTLNIFAHNEDIKPLTEYLHSIKELPIDAFLISDPGIMALIKDIIPNAEIHLSTQANMTNYATANFWYNMGLKRLVLARELSLAEIEELMKNIPEDLEIEAFVHGAMCISYSGRCLLSNFMADRDSNRGRCAHPCRWKYALQEEKRPGEYYPIEEDERGTYIMNSKDLCMIEHIEDLAKSNIASAKIEGRNKSIFYLAIVIGAYRRAIDAYYEGRYDDAEKEQCLIELSKASHREFTTGFYYEKADEDAQNYKSSSYVREYSFVGMIKGYDEETSMAIVQQRNKMLIGDTVEIFGPDCRAFEQTITEMYDLETGEALKSAPHPQQMLKIKVDRPVKVNYMMRKETK; encoded by the coding sequence ATGCAAAGAATAGAATTATTAGCACCTGCGGGTGATTTAGAAAAGCTAAAAATAGCTATTGAATACGGTGCAGATGCCGTATATTTTGGTGGTCAGATGTTCAGCCTTAGAGCTGGAGCTGGTGGCTTCACCAAGGAAGACATGATTGAGGGACTTGAGTTTGCTCATGAGAGAGGTAAGAAGTGCTACATGACGCTTAATATCTTTGCTCATAATGAAGACATCAAGCCTTTGACAGAATATCTTCATTCAATAAAGGAGCTTCCAATAGATGCATTCTTAATTTCTGATCCAGGAATCATGGCACTCATCAAGGATATTATTCCAAATGCTGAGATACATCTTTCAACTCAGGCTAACATGACAAACTATGCAACCGCAAATTTTTGGTACAATATGGGGCTTAAGCGCCTTGTTTTAGCTAGAGAATTGTCTCTTGCAGAGATTGAAGAACTGATGAAAAACATTCCAGAAGATCTAGAAATTGAGGCTTTCGTACACGGTGCAATGTGCATTTCATATTCAGGAAGATGCTTGCTCAGTAATTTCATGGCTGATAGAGATTCAAATAGAGGAAGATGTGCACATCCTTGTCGCTGGAAATATGCACTTCAGGAGGAGAAGAGACCTGGAGAATATTATCCAATAGAAGAGGATGAGCGCGGTACATACATAATGAATTCCAAGGATCTATGTATGATAGAGCATATTGAAGACCTTGCTAAGTCAAACATTGCTTCAGCTAAGATTGAAGGCAGAAATAAGAGCATTTTTTATCTTGCTATTGTAATTGGTGCATATAGAAGAGCTATTGATGCATACTATGAAGGCAGATACGATGATGCCGAAAAAGAGCAGTGTCTAATTGAGCTAAGTAAGGCGAGCCATAGGGAGTTTACAACTGGATTCTACTATGAAAAAGCTGATGAGGATGCACAAAACTACAAGTCATCTTCATATGTCAGAGAATATTCCTTTGTCGGTATGATTAAGGGATATGACGAAGAAACATCTATGGCGATCGTACAGCAGAGAAATAAGATGCTAATTGGCGATACCGTGGAGATATTTGGACCTGATTGCAGAGCATTTGAACAAACCATCACAGAGATGTACGACCTAGAAACGGGGGAAGCACTAAAGAGCGCTCCTCATCCACAGCAAATGCTTAAGATTAAAGTAGATAGACCGGTTAAAGTCAATTATATGATGCGTAAGGAAACGAAATAA